In Mycolicibacterium phocaicum, one DNA window encodes the following:
- a CDS encoding heterodisulfide reductase-related iron-sulfur binding cluster has product MENLEHTLDVARLVIGLLATVIVLGFAAKRVLWLTKLISSGQKLGDERGRKDDLVRRFLNQNKEVFAQSKLLKWSIPGIAHFFTMWGFFVLASVYLEAYGVLFDPKFAIPFVGHWAILGFLQDFFALAVLAGIVVFAIIRLTKNPDNIGRESRFYGSHNGGAWEILIMIFLVILTYAIFRGAAVNVLGEHFPYQNGAFFSDGMAALLAPLGHTANVWIETIALLSHIGVMLVFLLIVLHSKHLHIGLAPINVTFKRLPDGLGPLLPMEYKGEKIDFDDPAEDAVFGRGKIEDFTWKANLDMATCTECGRCQSQCPAWNTGKPLSPKLVMMNLRDHLFAKAPYIIEGKPMPEEGSVDFAKLGDSLHGHGVPEDGFARIEGSGPEQALRPLVGTAEQGGVIDPDVLWSCTNCGACVEQCPVDIEHIDHIVDMRRYQVMVESDFPGELGVLFKNLELKGNPWGQNAKERTTWIDELDFDIPVYGQDVESFDGFEYLFWVGCAGAYEDRAKKTTKAVAELLATAGVKFLVLGTGETCTGDSARRAGNEFLFQQLAAQNVETINELFEGVDPDKRKIVVTCPHCFNTIGREYPQLGANYTVVHHTQLLNRLVRDKKLIPVSSASQEVTYHDPCFLGRHNKEYEAPRELVGAAGAKLTEMPRHADRGLCCGAGGARMWMEEHIGKRINTERAEEAVDTGASAIATGCPFCRVMMSDGVDDVAATRSIEKTEVLDVAQLLLNSLDTSKVTLPEKGTAAKASAALAEKKAKEAPKPAPAAPAPAAEAAPAAEAPAAAAPAAAKPVTGLGMAAKRPGAKKAAAPAAAAPAAEAAPAAEAPAAAPAKGLGLAAGAKRPGAKKAAAPAAAPAAAAPAAEAAPAAEAPAAPAAPAAPVKGLGLAAGARRPGAKKAAAPAAPAAPAAPAAEAPAAEPAAEAPAAEAPAAPAAPAAEAKPEPPVVGLGMRPGAKRPGKR; this is encoded by the coding sequence GTGGAGAATCTCGAACACACGCTCGACGTGGCCAGACTGGTCATCGGGCTGTTGGCAACGGTCATCGTCCTGGGGTTCGCCGCCAAGCGCGTCCTGTGGCTGACCAAGCTGATCAGCTCCGGGCAGAAGCTCGGTGACGAACGTGGCCGCAAGGACGATCTCGTCCGCCGCTTCCTGAACCAGAACAAGGAAGTCTTCGCCCAGTCGAAGCTCCTCAAGTGGTCCATCCCCGGCATCGCGCACTTCTTCACCATGTGGGGCTTCTTCGTCCTCGCATCGGTGTACCTGGAAGCCTATGGCGTCCTGTTCGATCCGAAGTTCGCCATCCCGTTCGTCGGACACTGGGCCATCCTGGGCTTCCTGCAGGACTTCTTCGCCCTGGCCGTGCTGGCCGGCATCGTCGTCTTCGCGATCATCCGCCTGACCAAGAACCCCGACAACATCGGTCGTGAGTCGCGGTTCTACGGATCGCACAACGGTGGCGCGTGGGAGATCCTCATCATGATCTTCCTGGTCATCCTGACCTACGCGATCTTCCGCGGTGCCGCCGTCAACGTCCTGGGCGAGCACTTCCCGTACCAGAACGGCGCCTTCTTCTCCGACGGCATGGCCGCGCTGCTGGCTCCGCTGGGCCACACCGCCAACGTCTGGATCGAGACCATCGCGCTGCTGTCGCACATCGGCGTCATGCTGGTCTTCCTGCTGATCGTGCTGCACTCCAAGCACCTACACATCGGTCTGGCCCCGATCAACGTCACCTTCAAGCGGCTGCCCGACGGCCTCGGCCCGCTGCTGCCCATGGAGTACAAGGGCGAGAAGATCGACTTCGACGATCCGGCCGAGGACGCGGTGTTCGGCCGCGGCAAGATCGAGGACTTCACCTGGAAGGCCAACCTCGACATGGCGACCTGCACCGAGTGCGGTCGTTGCCAGTCGCAGTGCCCCGCCTGGAACACCGGTAAGCCGTTGTCCCCCAAGCTCGTGATGATGAACCTGCGCGACCACCTGTTCGCCAAGGCGCCCTACATCATCGAGGGCAAGCCGATGCCCGAGGAGGGCTCGGTCGACTTCGCCAAGCTGGGTGACAGCCTGCACGGACACGGCGTCCCCGAGGACGGCTTCGCGCGCATCGAGGGTTCCGGCCCCGAGCAGGCGCTCCGCCCGCTGGTCGGCACCGCTGAGCAGGGCGGCGTCATCGACCCCGACGTGCTGTGGTCCTGCACCAACTGTGGTGCCTGCGTCGAGCAGTGCCCGGTGGACATCGAGCACATCGACCACATCGTCGACATGCGCCGCTACCAGGTCATGGTCGAGTCCGACTTCCCCGGCGAGCTCGGCGTGCTGTTCAAGAACTTGGAACTCAAGGGCAACCCCTGGGGCCAGAACGCCAAGGAACGCACCACCTGGATCGACGAGCTGGACTTCGACATCCCGGTCTACGGCCAGGACGTCGAGAGCTTCGACGGCTTCGAGTACCTGTTCTGGGTCGGCTGCGCCGGCGCCTACGAGGACCGCGCCAAGAAGACCACCAAGGCCGTCGCCGAACTGCTCGCCACCGCGGGTGTGAAGTTCCTGGTGCTTGGCACCGGCGAGACCTGTACCGGTGACTCGGCCCGCCGCGCCGGTAACGAGTTCCTGTTCCAGCAGCTCGCCGCGCAGAACGTCGAGACCATCAACGAGCTGTTCGAGGGTGTGGACCCCGACAAGCGCAAGATCGTCGTCACCTGCCCGCACTGCTTCAACACCATCGGCCGCGAGTACCCGCAGCTGGGCGCCAACTACACCGTCGTGCACCACACGCAGCTGCTGAACCGCCTGGTGCGGGACAAGAAGCTGATCCCGGTGTCGTCGGCCAGCCAAGAGGTCACCTACCACGACCCCTGCTTCCTCGGTCGCCACAACAAGGAGTACGAGGCCCCGCGTGAGCTGGTCGGCGCTGCCGGCGCGAAGCTCACCGAGATGCCCCGCCACGCCGACCGCGGCCTGTGCTGTGGTGCCGGTGGTGCCCGCATGTGGATGGAAGAGCACATCGGTAAGCGCATCAACACCGAGCGTGCCGAAGAGGCCGTCGACACCGGCGCCTCGGCGATCGCGACCGGCTGCCCGTTCTGCCGCGTGATGATGAGCGACGGCGTCGACGACGTGGCCGCCACCCGCAGCATCGAGAAGACCGAGGTGCTCGACGTCGCGCAGCTGCTGCTGAACTCGCTCGACACCAGCAAGGTGACGCTGCCCGAAAAGGGCACGGCGGCAAAGGCTTCCGCGGCGCTCGCGGAGAAGAAGGCCAAGGAGGCCCCGAAGCCGGCTCCGGCCGCTCCGGCTCCCGCTGCCGAGGCCGCTCCGGCCGCCGAGGCACCTGCCGCTGCTGCTCCCGCCGCCGCCAAGCCGGTCACCGGCCTGGGTATGGCTGCCAAGCGTCCGGGTGCCAAGAAGGCTGCCGCCCCCGCTGCTGCGGCTCCGGCCGCCGAGGCTGCTCCCGCTGCCGAGGCTCCGGCTGCCGCCCCGGCCAAGGGTCTGGGTCTGGCTGCGGGCGCCAAGCGTCCGGGTGCCAAGAAGGCTGCGGCTCCGGCTGCAGCCCCGGCTGCTGCGGCTCCGGCCGCCGAGGCTGCTCCCGCTGCCGAGGCTCCCGCCGCACCGGCCGCTCCCGCGGCTCCGGTGAAGGGTCTGGGCCTGGCCGCGGGCGCGCGTCGCCCCGGCGCCAAGAAGGCAGCGGCTCCGGCCGCACCGGCGGCCCCCGCCGCTCCGGCCGCTGAGGCTCCGGCTGCTGAGCCGGCCGCCGAGGCACCCGCCGCCGAGGCACCCGCGGCACCCGCGGCTCCGGCGGCAGAGGCCAAGCCGGAACCGCCGGTCGTCGGACTGGGCATGCGTCCGGGCGCGAAACGCCCCGGTAAGCGGTAA
- a CDS encoding pyridoxal phosphate-dependent aminotransferase codes for MEPVTTHQVPADRTWHSGHPRNQRTFAQSTKLQDVLYEIRGPVHEQASRLEAEGHRILKLNIGNPAPFGFEAPDVIMRDMIAALPHAQGYSDSKGIVSARRAVVTRYELVEGFPRFDVDDVFLGNGVSELITMTLQALLDNGDQVLIPAPDYPLWTASTALAGGTPVHYLCDETQGWNPDIADLESKITDRTKAIVVINPNNPTGAVYSRETLESIANLARKHQLLLLADEIYDKILYDEAKHIPMASVAPDMLCLTFNGLSKAYRVAGYRSGWLAITGPKEHASSFLEGISLLSNMRLCPNVPAQHAIQVALGGHQSIEDLILPGGRLLEQRDVAWNKLNEIPGVSCVKPEGALYAFPRLDPEVHEIRDDEQLVLDLLLQEKILLTQGTGFNWPTPDHLRIVTLPWARDLAAAIERLGNFLASYRQ; via the coding sequence ATGGAACCCGTGACCACCCACCAGGTACCCGCTGACCGCACATGGCACAGCGGCCATCCGCGTAATCAGCGGACGTTTGCGCAGTCGACCAAGCTGCAGGACGTCCTCTACGAGATCCGCGGCCCGGTACACGAGCAGGCCTCCCGGCTCGAGGCCGAGGGCCACCGGATCCTCAAGCTCAACATCGGTAACCCGGCGCCGTTCGGCTTCGAGGCACCCGACGTGATCATGCGCGACATGATCGCCGCCCTCCCCCACGCCCAGGGCTACTCCGACTCCAAGGGCATCGTGTCCGCGCGCCGCGCGGTGGTCACCCGCTACGAGCTGGTCGAGGGCTTCCCCCGGTTCGACGTCGACGACGTCTTCCTGGGCAACGGCGTCTCCGAGCTCATCACGATGACGCTGCAGGCACTGCTCGACAACGGCGACCAGGTGCTGATCCCGGCGCCGGACTACCCGCTGTGGACGGCGTCGACGGCGCTGGCCGGCGGTACCCCGGTGCACTACCTGTGCGACGAGACGCAGGGCTGGAACCCTGATATCGCCGACCTCGAGTCGAAGATCACCGACCGCACCAAGGCGATCGTCGTGATCAACCCGAACAACCCCACCGGCGCGGTGTACAGCCGCGAGACGCTGGAGTCCATCGCGAACCTGGCGCGCAAGCACCAGCTGCTGCTGCTGGCCGACGAGATCTACGACAAGATCCTGTACGACGAGGCCAAGCACATCCCGATGGCCTCGGTGGCGCCCGACATGCTGTGCCTGACGTTCAACGGCCTGTCCAAGGCGTACCGCGTGGCGGGCTACCGGTCCGGCTGGCTCGCCATCACCGGCCCCAAAGAGCATGCATCCAGCTTCCTGGAGGGCATCAGCCTGCTGTCGAACATGCGGCTGTGCCCGAATGTGCCTGCGCAGCATGCCATTCAGGTGGCGCTCGGCGGACACCAGAGCATCGAGGACCTGATCCTGCCCGGCGGCCGCCTGCTCGAGCAGCGCGACGTCGCGTGGAACAAGCTCAACGAGATTCCCGGTGTCTCCTGCGTCAAGCCCGAGGGTGCGCTGTACGCGTTCCCGCGGCTGGACCCCGAGGTGCACGAGATCCGGGACGACGAGCAGCTGGTTCTCGACCTGCTGCTGCAGGAGAAGATCCTGCTCACGCAGGGCACCGGATTCAATTGGCCCACACCGGATCACCTGCGCATCGTGACGTTGCCGTGGGCCCGCGACCTGGCCGCCGCCATCGAGCGCCTCGGCAACTTCCTGGCGAGTTACCGCCAGTAA
- a CDS encoding TetR family transcriptional regulator → MDLPDSPAALSFARARSPQQREDRLRRLTAVTRALLDDARASELTLGEIAAAAGLAKSGVLRYAGSREALLLSVMYHEHLGWLADLRTQLHDERRTPAKALAHTLAQRPVLCDLISAAPVLMNRLTPEAAEIVRTQARDVEDRLRETLKPRLALDRQHLVLLTAALHAFAGAVWGWAAIDSVKQPEPGTELENTLAALLRTFIAGLKH, encoded by the coding sequence ATGGATCTGCCGGATTCCCCAGCGGCGCTGTCGTTCGCACGCGCTCGCAGCCCGCAGCAGCGGGAGGACCGGTTACGCCGTCTGACCGCGGTCACCCGGGCGCTGTTGGACGACGCCCGAGCCAGTGAGCTGACACTGGGGGAGATCGCCGCCGCGGCGGGCCTGGCCAAATCGGGCGTGCTCCGTTACGCCGGTTCGCGGGAGGCATTGCTGCTCTCGGTGATGTACCACGAGCACCTGGGTTGGCTGGCGGACCTGCGGACGCAGCTGCACGACGAACGACGCACGCCGGCAAAGGCTTTGGCGCACACCCTGGCGCAGCGCCCGGTGCTCTGTGACCTGATCAGCGCCGCGCCCGTGCTGATGAATCGGCTGACTCCCGAAGCGGCCGAGATCGTGCGTACTCAGGCGCGCGATGTCGAGGACCGGCTACGCGAGACCCTCAAGCCGCGGCTGGCGCTGGACCGGCAGCACCTGGTGCTGCTGACCGCCGCGCTACACGCCTTCGCCGGCGCGGTATGGGGCTGGGCGGCAATCGATTCCGTCAAGCAGCCCGAACCCGGCACCGAGCTCGAGAACACCCTCGCCGCGCTGCTGCGGACCTTCATCGCCGGCCTGAAACACTAG
- a CDS encoding SRPBCC family protein: MTHHYEVLVTRHARATPSTLFDVVADGSRWSEWARPLINYSAWETRGPADDGGVGAIRAVGTPRFPAREQTTIHEPGRRHGYTIISKTPVRNYQAQVSFTPEQDGTRIDWHGTIESRWRVTGLGYRAVVKHVLTTLSAKLVIEGERRDTMSRA, encoded by the coding sequence ATGACACACCACTACGAAGTACTGGTCACCCGCCATGCGCGGGCCACGCCGAGCACGCTGTTCGACGTGGTGGCAGACGGGTCGCGCTGGTCCGAGTGGGCACGGCCCCTGATCAACTACTCGGCCTGGGAGACCCGCGGGCCCGCCGACGACGGCGGCGTCGGGGCCATCCGCGCCGTCGGTACGCCACGGTTTCCCGCGCGGGAGCAGACGACGATCCATGAGCCCGGGAGGCGGCACGGCTACACCATCATCTCGAAGACCCCGGTGCGGAACTACCAGGCGCAGGTGAGTTTCACCCCCGAGCAGGACGGCACCCGGATCGACTGGCACGGAACCATCGAAAGCCGTTGGCGTGTTACCGGTCTGGGCTATCGGGCGGTGGTGAAACACGTCTTGACGACGTTGTCCGCCAAGTTGGTGATCGAAGGCGAGCGGCGAGACACGATGAGCCGGGCCTGA
- a CDS encoding DUF6875 domain-containing protein, with product MADTLVQGLWKLSDNHSSSGETSGIAQLLGSWIREYLTEPHPELGRAGPVCPFARPALDRDMLWIATVSGEQPEFTKLVAELRTFRDTFLALASADGPDGLLKAVFIAFPDLVDFAFIDALQQELKPDFVDVGLMVGQFYDGCAERGLWNADFRPLQSPVPLLAIRHMVGSDFAFLNTSAPWIEAYLRRFAPTVPSPVRAALADKFGNTSRPD from the coding sequence ATGGCGGACACCTTGGTTCAGGGTCTCTGGAAATTATCGGACAACCACAGTTCGAGTGGCGAAACATCAGGAATTGCTCAATTGCTTGGCAGTTGGATCCGCGAGTACTTGACGGAACCGCACCCCGAACTGGGGCGCGCCGGGCCGGTGTGTCCGTTTGCGCGACCGGCACTGGACCGCGACATGTTGTGGATCGCCACGGTTTCTGGCGAACAACCGGAGTTCACCAAACTTGTTGCTGAATTGCGTACCTTCCGCGACACCTTCTTGGCGCTGGCATCGGCGGATGGCCCAGACGGCCTGCTCAAGGCGGTCTTCATCGCATTTCCGGACCTGGTGGACTTCGCCTTCATCGATGCGCTGCAGCAAGAACTGAAACCCGACTTCGTCGACGTCGGCCTCATGGTGGGACAGTTCTACGATGGCTGCGCCGAGCGCGGGCTGTGGAACGCCGACTTTCGTCCCTTGCAATCACCTGTCCCGCTCCTCGCGATACGGCACATGGTGGGCAGCGACTTCGCGTTTCTCAATACCTCAGCCCCGTGGATCGAGGCCTACCTACGCCGCTTCGCGCCCACGGTGCCGTCGCCGGTGCGGGCCGCGCTGGCAGACAAGTTCGGCAACACCAGTCGACCCGACTAG
- a CDS encoding ATP-grasp domain-containing protein, producing the protein MADGLSADDIAAQLEQFDVVGVTTFCDSRIEQTAAIAAKLGLPTNPPHASRQLVDKIAQRQALADAGLPCPGFVGIESPADVPTAQGLLQRLAYPVVVKPAFGWGGRDTVCLPDFQAAAAELAHRCRADPWRPVIVEELLGDYPATDRGGFGDYVSVEVVVEDGVASVLTVTGRMPLAEPFRETGAFLPSTLRPVERAEVAEAAVQAIQALDVQWGCLHIEIKLTTAGPLIIEVNGRIPGGGIADLVAAQVGIDLFECALRSAAGQPVSRTPSHTAGVHHRLALQPPLGQRVRLRPDWSARLRTIPGIADASLRSTTAEAGPRDGSYGYLLMAGGVADNHDVLLETYRQLNGLLISD; encoded by the coding sequence GTGGCCGACGGGCTGTCGGCCGACGACATCGCCGCACAACTCGAACAATTCGACGTCGTCGGCGTCACCACATTCTGCGATTCGAGGATCGAACAGACAGCCGCGATCGCCGCAAAGCTAGGTTTGCCAACAAACCCGCCTCATGCATCTCGGCAATTAGTTGACAAGATCGCGCAACGGCAGGCTCTCGCGGATGCCGGACTACCCTGCCCCGGGTTCGTCGGCATCGAAAGCCCGGCTGACGTCCCTACCGCCCAAGGGCTGCTCCAACGGCTGGCCTATCCCGTCGTCGTCAAACCGGCATTCGGTTGGGGTGGTCGCGACACCGTCTGCCTCCCCGATTTCCAGGCGGCGGCCGCGGAACTGGCCCACCGTTGCCGAGCCGACCCGTGGCGGCCGGTCATCGTAGAGGAGCTCCTCGGCGATTACCCGGCCACCGACCGTGGTGGGTTCGGCGACTACGTCTCCGTCGAAGTCGTGGTCGAGGACGGAGTGGCCTCGGTCCTGACGGTAACGGGACGCATGCCGCTGGCCGAACCTTTTCGGGAAACCGGCGCATTCCTTCCGTCCACACTCCGCCCCGTTGAACGCGCCGAAGTGGCAGAGGCAGCAGTGCAGGCCATCCAGGCACTCGACGTGCAGTGGGGCTGCCTGCACATCGAGATCAAGCTGACAACGGCCGGGCCCTTGATCATCGAGGTCAACGGGCGCATCCCGGGAGGCGGCATCGCCGACTTGGTCGCCGCACAGGTCGGCATCGACCTCTTCGAGTGCGCGCTGCGCTCCGCGGCGGGGCAGCCGGTCTCTCGCACGCCGAGCCACACTGCCGGTGTCCACCATCGGCTCGCGCTGCAACCACCGCTGGGGCAGCGCGTGCGCCTGCGGCCGGATTGGTCGGCGCGGTTGCGCACCATCCCCGGCATCGCTGACGCCTCGTTGCGGTCGACCACGGCGGAAGCCGGCCCGCGCGACGGTTCGTATGGCTACCTGCTGATGGCAGGCGGGGTCGCAGACAACCATGACGTCCTGTTAGAAACCTATCGGCAGCTCAACGGGTTGCTGATCAGCGACTGA
- a CDS encoding aminoacyl-tRNA deacylase, translating into MNELHERVRRHLETAAVVYTAHDHAALPAPVSSPADFAAMLGYPVDRIMKTLICRVRSTRELVAVTCPVDIRVDFKRVASELDCGRIEVASTEQLETATGYPRLGVSPLGLDDSITVAIARQSFTYDTVLVGGGATRVEVELAPHDLQRITGAVPVDLG; encoded by the coding sequence ATGAACGAACTACATGAGCGGGTGCGCCGTCACCTCGAGACCGCAGCGGTCGTGTACACGGCGCACGATCACGCCGCACTGCCGGCACCCGTGTCGTCACCCGCCGACTTCGCGGCGATGCTGGGCTATCCGGTGGATCGAATCATGAAGACCCTGATCTGCCGCGTGCGCTCGACCCGCGAGCTGGTCGCGGTGACCTGCCCGGTGGACATCAGGGTGGACTTCAAGCGCGTGGCCAGTGAACTGGATTGCGGCAGAATAGAAGTCGCCAGCACCGAACAATTGGAGACGGCCACCGGATACCCCCGGCTGGGCGTGTCCCCGCTGGGCCTCGACGACAGCATCACGGTGGCCATCGCCCGACAGTCGTTCACCTACGACACCGTTCTGGTCGGCGGAGGCGCCACCCGCGTTGAAGTCGAACTAGCCCCGCATGATCTGCAGCGCATCACCGGCGCGGTTCCGGTCGATCTGGGATAG
- a CDS encoding YibE/F family protein produces the protein MAHSHTHSHSSGPAPLSPLAAKIVVGLLAVIGLATVVGAVILWPHGKAVDIPLPFQNAHGGAVSTEAGHVVSTGMNNCGSPSVGAVLTSAPVTAPPGAGSCVQSVIGIDSGPNSGANTLLEFSTGPGQPHLAAGDHIRVTRQVDDSGTTTYAFFDFERTWPLTALAAVFAVVVVAVARWRGLRALVGIAVAFVVLTVFLLPALRDGGPAIPVALVASSVILYAVIYLAHGVSLRTSAALLGTLSALLLSAVLSWGAIELAHLTGLSEDQNNEIAAYMGSVSITGLLLAGFIIGSLGVLNDVTVTQASTAFELAEHGAARRAIFTGAMRVGRDHIASTVYTLVLAYAGSALPLLLLFSVANRSLGDVLTSESVAIEIARSAVGGIALALSVPLTTAIAAVLATPRPTQ, from the coding sequence GTGGCGCATTCGCATACCCACTCGCACAGTTCCGGCCCGGCTCCGTTGAGCCCGCTGGCCGCGAAGATCGTCGTCGGACTCCTGGCGGTGATCGGGCTGGCCACCGTAGTCGGCGCCGTGATCCTGTGGCCGCACGGCAAGGCCGTCGACATCCCGTTGCCGTTCCAGAACGCCCACGGCGGCGCCGTCAGCACCGAGGCCGGGCACGTGGTTTCGACCGGCATGAACAACTGCGGCAGCCCGTCGGTCGGAGCAGTGCTGACGTCGGCGCCGGTCACCGCACCTCCCGGCGCGGGCAGCTGCGTGCAGTCGGTGATCGGTATCGACTCCGGGCCGAACTCCGGCGCCAACACCCTGCTGGAGTTCAGCACCGGCCCCGGCCAACCGCACCTGGCGGCCGGCGATCACATCCGGGTGACCCGCCAGGTCGACGACTCCGGCACCACCACCTATGCCTTCTTCGACTTCGAGCGCACCTGGCCGCTCACCGCGCTGGCGGCCGTCTTCGCGGTGGTGGTCGTCGCGGTGGCCCGCTGGCGTGGACTGCGTGCCCTCGTCGGCATTGCCGTCGCGTTCGTGGTGCTGACGGTGTTCCTACTACCCGCACTGCGCGACGGCGGCCCGGCCATCCCGGTTGCCCTGGTCGCGTCGTCAGTGATCCTCTACGCGGTGATCTACCTGGCGCACGGCGTCAGCCTGCGGACCAGCGCCGCCCTGCTCGGCACCCTGAGTGCACTGCTGCTGTCAGCGGTGTTGTCCTGGGGCGCAATCGAATTGGCGCATCTCACCGGTCTGTCCGAAGACCAGAACAACGAGATCGCTGCCTACATGGGATCGGTGTCGATCACCGGACTGTTGCTCGCCGGGTTCATCATCGGCTCGCTGGGCGTGCTCAATGACGTCACTGTCACGCAGGCGTCGACGGCCTTCGAACTGGCCGAGCACGGCGCAGCCCGGCGGGCCATCTTCACGGGCGCCATGCGGGTGGGACGCGACCATATCGCCAGCACCGTCTACACGCTGGTGCTGGCCTACGCCGGCAGCGCGCTGCCGCTGTTGCTGTTGTTCAGTGTCGCCAACCGCTCCCTGGGCGATGTGCTGACCAGTGAGAGCGTGGCCATCGAGATCGCCCGGTCCGCGGTCGGTGGTATCGCGCTGGCGCTATCGGTGCCGCTAACCACCGCCATCGCGGCGGTGCTGGCTACACCGCGTCCGACTCAATAA
- a CDS encoding nuclear transport factor 2 family protein: protein MTTSEIATVLAWIDALNDRDLDTLDKLSSGDIEIGDANGATQGRNALRAWATDLDERATVGRLFVHDGVVVAEQTITGGGADREAATAFRVVHDHVTSAFRHDDLASALAATELIESDAV, encoded by the coding sequence ATGACGACATCCGAGATCGCGACGGTCCTGGCCTGGATCGACGCCCTCAACGACCGGGACCTGGACACCCTGGACAAGCTGTCCAGCGGCGACATCGAGATCGGTGACGCGAACGGGGCCACCCAGGGGCGGAATGCCTTGCGGGCCTGGGCAACCGACCTCGATGAGAGGGCCACGGTCGGCCGGCTGTTTGTGCACGACGGCGTGGTGGTCGCCGAGCAGACCATCACCGGCGGCGGCGCCGACCGTGAGGCGGCGACGGCGTTCCGCGTGGTCCACGACCACGTGACGTCGGCGTTCCGGCACGACGACCTGGCGTCGGCGCTGGCGGCGACCGAACTTATTGAGTCGGACGCGGTGTAG
- a CDS encoding maleylpyruvate isomerase family mycothiol-dependent enzyme, whose translation MAFRSALIEETAAFGEIIRTADLDTEVPTCPGWTMKQLFKHVGRGNRWCAQIVADHMKEPLDPREVRDGKPPEDLDGAIDWLNAGAQALIDAVEHVGSDAKVWTFIGPKPAGWWIRRRLHEQTVHRADAVLALGLPFVLDPELAADGVTETLERVAMMAPAADPPLERGRSLHLHAFESELGPTGEWLVVNDEDGLGWSHQHAKGDVAVRGPASGLLLAVNRRQTVEEAGLEVIGDAAVWQRWVDHSAF comes from the coding sequence ATGGCCTTCCGCTCAGCCCTGATCGAGGAAACCGCCGCCTTCGGCGAAATCATTCGCACTGCCGACCTGGATACCGAGGTACCCACCTGTCCGGGGTGGACCATGAAGCAGTTGTTCAAACATGTCGGCCGCGGCAACCGCTGGTGCGCCCAGATCGTCGCCGACCACATGAAGGAACCACTCGATCCCCGCGAGGTACGTGACGGGAAACCGCCAGAGGATCTCGACGGCGCCATCGACTGGCTGAACGCCGGGGCGCAGGCGCTGATCGACGCCGTCGAGCACGTCGGATCGGACGCGAAGGTGTGGACGTTCATCGGGCCCAAACCCGCCGGGTGGTGGATTCGCCGCCGGCTCCATGAGCAGACCGTGCACCGCGCCGATGCCGTTCTGGCGCTGGGACTTCCGTTCGTGCTCGATCCCGAGCTTGCCGCCGACGGCGTCACCGAGACGCTGGAGCGCGTGGCCATGATGGCCCCCGCAGCGGACCCGCCGCTGGAGCGCGGGCGGTCGCTGCACCTGCATGCGTTTGAGTCCGAACTGGGCCCGACCGGCGAGTGGCTGGTGGTCAACGACGAGGACGGCCTGGGCTGGTCGCACCAGCACGCCAAAGGTGATGTGGCAGTGCGTGGTCCGGCTTCCGGGCTGCTGCTGGCCGTCAACCGTCGGCAGACGGTCGAGGAGGCCGGCCTGGAGGTGATCGGCGACGCGGCCGTGTGGCAGCGCTGGGTTGATCACTCGGCTTTCTGA